A section of the Verrucomicrobiia bacterium genome encodes:
- a CDS encoding lysophospholipid acyltransferase family protein — protein sequence MNAPSTSAAARLVPLAATRDALPLPACKPAAPRAQPTSVATSTLPRVSPWLLRAFAVYSRWFVARHFHTVRLSVAGEPPHVPGLPLVVYVNHASWWDPLVCLLLQQRCFPGRPAFAPIDATALAQYRFFARLGFFGVEQNHVRGAAQFWRVANELLQRSDPILWLTPQGRFADARERPARFRAGLGHLPERGATAAYVPLALEYAFWEERKPEVLGRFGEVEIVEQCASRRPARAVDWTRHFEEKLARTQDALAAEVRRREPADFRTLLHARSGVSLGYDTWRR from the coding sequence GTGAACGCGCCGTCAACATCCGCCGCCGCACGGCTGGTTCCACTGGCCGCAACGCGTGACGCGTTGCCGCTGCCGGCGTGCAAACCCGCCGCCCCGCGCGCGCAGCCAACTTCAGTGGCGACTTCCACCCTGCCGCGGGTTTCGCCCTGGTTGTTGCGCGCCTTTGCGGTTTACAGCCGATGGTTTGTAGCCCGGCATTTTCATACCGTGCGCCTGTCCGTGGCGGGCGAGCCGCCGCACGTGCCCGGCCTGCCACTGGTCGTTTATGTGAATCACGCGTCGTGGTGGGATCCGCTCGTGTGCCTGCTGCTGCAGCAACGCTGCTTTCCCGGCCGCCCCGCTTTTGCGCCAATCGATGCGACGGCGCTGGCGCAATACCGCTTCTTCGCGCGGCTCGGCTTTTTTGGCGTTGAACAAAACCACGTCCGCGGCGCGGCGCAGTTTTGGCGCGTGGCAAACGAGTTGTTGCAGCGCTCCGACCCCATTTTGTGGCTGACGCCGCAAGGCCGGTTTGCCGACGCCCGCGAACGTCCGGCCCGATTCCGCGCGGGCCTTGGCCATCTGCCGGAACGCGGTGCCACGGCCGCTTATGTGCCGCTGGCGCTCGAGTATGCGTTCTGGGAGGAGCGCAAACCGGAAGTGCTCGGCCGCTTCGGTGAAGTGGAAATCGTGGAGCAGTGCGCCAGCCGTCGTCCGGCCCGGGCCGTGGATTGGACCCGTCACTTCGAAGAAAAGCTGGCCCGCACCCAGGACGCGCTGGCGGCGGAGGTGCGCCGCCGCGAGCCCGCGGATTTCCGCACCCTGCTGCACGCGCGCTCCGGGGTGAGTTTGGGTTACGACACCTGGCGCCGG
- the crtI gene encoding phytoene desaturase family protein: MNEPKIGIIGSGLGGLAAACTLAARGHQVIVFEKNPWLGGKAAVLERAGFRFDMGPTILTLPSVLRRIFAEADRPLEDYLELVRLDPQWRSFFNDGSVLDLWQDESHMRRELDAFAPAGGTADSYQRFLAWSARLDRISNKFFFYKSVGGLGDMFNLSNSFKAATLGDVLAMRMHRTVAGAIRSFVPDARVSQMLDHFTQYVGSSPFASPAVLCGIAHMQTGEGVWYPMGGTRAVPLALARLARELGVEFRLNTGIQRIVTQDGRVQGVVTDNGATVPLAAVVANSDVVRTHSELLHGEPAESAFFQRRNYEAACSGVVLYLGLNRRYEHLAHHNFVFSRDPHEEFDFIYNRGEPAPDPTCYLAAPAQTEPGVAPRGGDALYVLVHTPYLRPGHDWRQMLPTYRRTILDKLKTTGGMSDIENRIVCEDVLTPQDINDRYRVLHGAIYGLASHGRLLGAFKPANHSPDVPGLYLAGGSAHPGPGMPMVMMSGWIAADRLHQDGLVPPPRAQRTIKTSPQSAELVAA; encoded by the coding sequence ATGAACGAACCCAAAATTGGCATCATTGGCAGTGGTCTGGGCGGCCTTGCCGCCGCCTGCACGCTCGCCGCGCGCGGCCACCAGGTCATTGTCTTCGAAAAGAATCCCTGGCTCGGCGGCAAGGCCGCGGTGCTGGAGCGCGCGGGTTTCCGCTTCGACATGGGGCCGACGATTTTGACGCTGCCGTCGGTGTTGCGGCGCATTTTTGCCGAGGCGGACCGGCCGCTGGAGGATTACCTCGAACTCGTGCGGCTGGACCCGCAGTGGCGCAGCTTCTTCAACGACGGCTCGGTGCTGGACCTCTGGCAGGATGAATCGCACATGCGCCGTGAACTGGACGCGTTCGCGCCCGCCGGCGGCACCGCGGATAGCTATCAGCGCTTCCTCGCATGGAGCGCGCGGCTCGACCGCATTTCGAACAAATTCTTTTTTTACAAATCCGTCGGCGGCTTGGGCGACATGTTCAACCTGTCAAATTCATTCAAGGCGGCGACGCTCGGTGACGTGCTGGCCATGCGCATGCACCGCACCGTGGCCGGCGCCATCCGCTCATTTGTGCCCGACGCGCGCGTCTCGCAGATGCTCGATCATTTCACGCAATATGTCGGCTCGTCGCCGTTTGCGTCGCCCGCCGTGCTGTGCGGCATCGCGCACATGCAAACCGGCGAAGGCGTGTGGTATCCGATGGGGGGCACGCGCGCCGTGCCACTGGCGCTGGCCCGGCTGGCGCGTGAACTCGGCGTCGAATTCCGCCTGAACACCGGCATCCAACGGATTGTGACGCAGGACGGCCGCGTGCAGGGCGTCGTCACCGACAACGGCGCGACGGTTCCGCTTGCGGCGGTGGTGGCGAACAGCGACGTCGTCCGCACCCACAGCGAACTGCTGCACGGTGAACCGGCCGAAAGCGCGTTCTTCCAACGGCGCAACTACGAGGCCGCCTGTTCGGGCGTGGTGCTCTATCTGGGTTTGAACCGCCGTTACGAGCACCTGGCGCATCACAACTTCGTGTTCAGCCGTGATCCGCATGAGGAGTTCGACTTCATCTACAATCGTGGCGAGCCCGCGCCGGATCCGACCTGCTACCTGGCCGCGCCGGCCCAAACGGAACCCGGCGTCGCACCGCGCGGCGGCGACGCGCTTTATGTGCTCGTCCACACGCCGTATCTGCGGCCCGGTCACGACTGGCGGCAGATGCTGCCCACCTATCGCCGCACCATTCTCGACAAGCTCAAAACGACCGGCGGCATGTCCGACATCGAAAATCGCATTGTGTGCGAGGACGTGCTGACGCCGCAGGACATCAACGACCGCTACCGCGTGTTGCATGGCGCGATTTATGGACTGGCCAGCCACGGACGTTTGCTGGGCGCATTCAAGCCGGCGAACCACAGTCCCGACGTGCCGGGGCTGTATCTGGCCGGCGGCTCGGCGCATCCCGGACCTGGCATGCCGATGGTGATGATGTCCGGCTGGATTGCCGCCGACCGGCTTCATCAGGACGGCCTTGTTCCGCCACCGCGTGCGCAGCGCACAATCAAGACCTCGCCGCAATCCGCCGAACTCGTGGCCGCTTGA
- a CDS encoding aldehyde dehydrogenase family protein gives MPEPLTTSVRRPTPEGIDARATGVSAARSATMAQRAWAGTPLRRRVELLRQFRGLLAEHAARLARASAQARQRPPAEALTAEVIPLADACRFLERCAGPVLTPRVLGRRGRPLWLNGVRSEIRHEPRGVVLIIAPSNYPLFIPGVQVLQALVAGNAVLLKPGAGGSAAAHALADLLHHASFDHHLIHVLPESPEAARGAYEGGVAKVFLTGSAPSGAAVLGELAPRLVPATMELSGCDAVFIRADADLDLAVCCLCFGLRLNNGATCIAPRRIFVHRSMATELEGRLATALRGTTEAAPPLKLKPELHRVLADALAQGAHLLSGQLLITGDCLPPLVVAGASTSMRLLHEDVFAPVMSLVTVDDDHEAIEMARQCPYALGATIFSRDEFLARELAERVNAGVVIINDVIVPSADPRVPFGGRQRSGFGVTRGAEGLLEMTIPKVVAVRRSRFLPHLDAPNGDDDALFRNYLLAAHGRSLAVRWRAAKALARLGLNRWRAARSRPPQPPNPAAAPFDSTATGINTHPKTL, from the coding sequence ATGCCTGAACCGCTCACCACGTCCGTCCGCCGGCCCACGCCCGAAGGCATTGACGCCCGGGCCACCGGTGTGTCCGCGGCGCGTTCCGCCACCATGGCGCAACGCGCGTGGGCGGGCACGCCGCTGCGCCGGCGGGTGGAGTTGTTGCGGCAGTTCCGTGGTTTGCTCGCCGAACACGCTGCGCGCCTCGCCCGCGCGTCGGCACAGGCGCGGCAACGGCCGCCCGCCGAAGCATTGACCGCCGAAGTGATTCCGCTGGCCGACGCCTGCCGCTTTCTGGAGCGTTGTGCCGGACCTGTCCTTACGCCCCGGGTGTTGGGACGGCGCGGCCGGCCGCTGTGGTTGAACGGCGTGCGCAGTGAAATCCGCCACGAACCCCGCGGCGTGGTGCTCATCATCGCGCCGTCGAATTATCCCTTGTTCATTCCCGGCGTGCAGGTGCTGCAGGCGCTCGTGGCCGGCAACGCCGTGCTCCTCAAACCCGGCGCAGGCGGCTCAGCCGCCGCGCACGCGCTGGCCGACCTGCTGCACCACGCAAGTTTCGACCACCACCTGATCCATGTGTTGCCGGAATCCCCGGAGGCCGCGCGGGGCGCCTACGAAGGCGGCGTGGCCAAAGTGTTCCTGACCGGCTCGGCCCCCAGCGGCGCGGCTGTGCTCGGTGAACTTGCTCCCCGGCTCGTCCCGGCAACGATGGAATTGTCCGGCTGCGACGCAGTGTTCATCCGCGCTGACGCCGACCTGGATCTGGCCGTGTGCTGCCTGTGCTTCGGCCTGCGGCTCAACAACGGCGCCACCTGCATCGCGCCGCGCCGCATCTTCGTGCACCGCTCCATGGCCACCGAACTCGAAGGCCGGCTGGCCACCGCGTTGCGCGGCACGACCGAAGCCGCCCCGCCGCTTAAGTTGAAGCCCGAATTGCACCGCGTGCTGGCGGATGCGCTGGCCCAAGGCGCGCACCTGTTGAGTGGTCAGCTGCTGATCACCGGCGATTGCCTGCCGCCCCTGGTGGTCGCCGGCGCCTCCACGTCGATGCGCCTGCTGCACGAGGACGTGTTTGCCCCGGTCATGTCGCTGGTAACGGTGGACGACGATCACGAAGCCATTGAGATGGCGCGCCAGTGCCCTTACGCCCTTGGCGCCACGATTTTCAGCCGTGATGAATTCCTTGCACGCGAACTCGCGGAACGCGTGAACGCCGGCGTCGTCATCATCAACGACGTCATTGTGCCCAGCGCCGATCCGCGCGTGCCCTTCGGCGGCCGTCAACGCAGCGGCTTCGGCGTCACCCGCGGTGCGGAGGGCCTGCTTGAAATGACCATCCCCAAGGTCGTGGCGGTGCGCCGTTCCCGCTTTTTGCCGCACCTGGACGCACCGAACGGCGATGACGACGCGCTCTTCCGAAATTACCTGCTGGCCGCCCACGGCCGCAGCCTTGCCGTCCGCTGGCGCGCCGCGAAAGCGCTGGCCCGGCTCGGCCTGAACCGCTGGCGCGCCGCACGGTCCCGGCCGCCGCAACCGCCGAATCCCGCAGCCGCTCCGTTCGACTCAACTGCAACCGGAATCAACACGCACCCGAAGACATTATGA
- the crtI gene encoding phytoene desaturase family protein, giving the protein MSKHVIIIGAGPGGLASAMLLASAGLKVTVLERLPHVGGRTSTLEAEGYKFDLGPTFFLYPRVLEEIFGAAGRRLRDEVELLRLDPQYRIQFGAGGKIDATADPVRMERQIASIAPADAAGFRRFIAENRTKLALFEPCLETPFLGWQDVINLRLFKLLPKLHPTESVDTYLKRFFRDERVRLAFCFQSKYLGMSPFRCPSLFSILSFLEYEYGVWHPRGGCGAVSRAMARVGEELGVEIRLNEPVEEMLFAGRKAVGVRTPTGIHRADAVIVNADFARAMTRLVPDRLRRRWTDRKLARKKFSCSTFMMYLGVEGTFDLPHHTIHIADDYVKNLDDIENRHVLSEDPSFYVQNACATDPTLAPKGHSTLYVLAPVTHQHPNVDWSSERSRFRELLYRQMAKAGYGDLAGRVRYERIITPVEWDTSYEIHRGATFNLAHSLDQLLHLRPRNRFEDLDAVYLVGGGTHPGSGLPVIYESARITARLLLEDLGVPHDARKLTPRAAHLPALEPPTTLAAR; this is encoded by the coding sequence ATGTCGAAACACGTCATCATCATCGGCGCCGGTCCCGGCGGTCTCGCGTCGGCCATGCTGCTCGCCTCGGCCGGGTTGAAGGTCACCGTGCTCGAACGCCTGCCGCACGTCGGCGGCCGCACGTCCACCCTGGAAGCCGAGGGCTACAAGTTCGATCTCGGTCCGACGTTCTTTCTCTATCCCCGCGTGCTGGAGGAAATCTTCGGCGCCGCAGGACGTCGTTTGCGGGACGAAGTCGAACTGCTCCGGCTCGATCCGCAATATCGGATTCAATTTGGCGCGGGCGGCAAGATTGACGCGACGGCCGATCCGGTGCGAATGGAACGGCAGATCGCGAGCATTGCGCCGGCCGATGCGGCGGGCTTCCGCCGGTTCATCGCCGAGAACCGCACGAAGCTGGCCTTGTTCGAACCGTGCCTCGAGACGCCGTTCCTCGGCTGGCAGGATGTCATCAACCTGCGCCTGTTCAAACTGCTGCCCAAACTGCACCCCACCGAATCGGTGGACACCTATCTGAAACGCTTTTTCCGTGATGAACGCGTGCGGCTCGCCTTTTGTTTTCAGTCCAAATACCTCGGCATGTCGCCGTTCCGCTGTCCGAGCCTGTTTTCGATTCTGAGCTTTCTCGAATACGAATACGGTGTGTGGCATCCCCGCGGCGGCTGCGGGGCGGTGTCCCGCGCCATGGCGCGCGTGGGCGAGGAACTCGGCGTCGAGATCCGCCTGAATGAACCGGTCGAAGAGATGCTCTTCGCCGGCCGGAAAGCCGTCGGCGTGCGCACGCCGACGGGCATTCACCGCGCCGATGCGGTCATTGTGAATGCCGACTTCGCCCGCGCCATGACCCGGCTGGTGCCGGACCGGTTGCGGCGGCGCTGGACGGACCGCAAACTTGCGAGGAAGAAATTCTCCTGCTCCACCTTCATGATGTATCTCGGCGTCGAAGGCACCTTCGACCTGCCACATCACACCATTCACATCGCCGACGACTACGTGAAGAATCTCGATGACATCGAGAACCGGCACGTGCTGAGCGAGGATCCGAGCTTCTACGTGCAAAACGCCTGCGCCACCGACCCGACGCTGGCCCCCAAAGGCCACAGCACCCTTTACGTGCTGGCTCCCGTCACGCACCAGCACCCGAATGTGGACTGGTCCAGCGAACGCAGCCGGTTTCGGGAATTGCTTTACCGCCAGATGGCCAAGGCCGGCTACGGCGACCTCGCAGGCCGCGTTCGTTACGAGCGCATCATCACGCCCGTCGAGTGGGACACGAGCTATGAAATCCACCGCGGCGCCACGTTCAATCTCGCGCACAGCCTCGATCAACTGCTGCATCTGCGCCCGCGCAACCGCTTTGAAGACCTCGATGCCGTTTATCTGGTCGGCGGCGGCACGCATCCGGGCAGTGGGCTGCCGGTGATCTATGAATCGGCGCGCATCACGGCGCGGCTGTTGCTGGAAGACCTGGGCGTGCCGCACGACGCCCGCAAACTGACGCCGCGCGCGGCCCACCTGCCCGCGCTCGAACCGCCCACCACCCTCGCGGCCCGTTGA
- a CDS encoding MerR family transcriptional regulator, which translates to MSDLRHEIKAVAKRTGLSPHVIRVWEKRYGVVKPVRTETNRRLYSDAEIERLELLHQATRLGHNISQAAKLSMEKLRELVATPASPRVVGPEATESAQADAKLVNECLRDVRDLDAPALDRALERGMVRLGHMGFLNRIAGPLCQRVGDLWRTGELTAAHEHFLSAALRTFLGQSTRQFPQPESAPCLVVATPAGQLHELGAVMVAAAASNLGWRVTYLGTSLPAAEIAGVATQNKARAVALSLVYPEDDAGLGEELAKLRRYLPADIKIIAGGRAAEAYRDPLSRIGALRIADLIGLMTTLDDLRKRNGHG; encoded by the coding sequence ATGTCAGACCTGCGGCACGAAATCAAGGCGGTGGCCAAACGGACGGGCCTGAGTCCGCACGTAATTCGCGTGTGGGAGAAGCGCTATGGCGTGGTGAAGCCGGTCCGCACGGAAACGAACCGCCGGCTGTATTCGGACGCCGAGATCGAGCGGTTGGAGTTGTTGCATCAGGCCACGCGCCTCGGGCACAACATCAGTCAGGCGGCGAAGCTTTCGATGGAGAAATTGCGCGAGCTGGTCGCGACGCCGGCGAGCCCGCGGGTCGTGGGGCCGGAGGCGACGGAATCCGCCCAGGCCGATGCGAAGCTGGTCAATGAATGCCTCAGGGACGTTCGCGACCTCGATGCGCCGGCGCTGGACCGGGCGCTGGAGCGGGGGATGGTGCGCCTGGGGCACATGGGTTTTTTGAACCGCATTGCCGGTCCGCTGTGCCAGCGTGTGGGAGATTTGTGGCGCACGGGCGAATTGACGGCCGCGCACGAACACTTTTTGAGTGCAGCTCTGCGCACCTTTCTGGGCCAGAGCACCCGGCAATTCCCCCAGCCGGAATCCGCGCCGTGCCTCGTCGTCGCCACGCCCGCCGGTCAACTGCACGAGCTGGGCGCGGTCATGGTTGCCGCGGCGGCGTCCAATCTGGGCTGGCGGGTGACGTATCTGGGCACCAGTTTGCCGGCGGCGGAAATTGCCGGCGTGGCGACGCAGAACAAGGCGCGCGCCGTGGCGTTGAGCCTGGTGTATCCCGAGGACGATGCCGGGTTGGGCGAGGAACTGGCGAAGCTGCGCCGCTATCTGCCCGCAGACATCAAAATCATCGCCGGCGGCCGCGCGGCGGAGGCGTATCGCGACCCGTTAAGCCGCATTGGGGCGTTGCGCATCGCGGATTTGATCGGCCTGATGACCACGCTGGACGACCTGCGCAAACGCAACGGTCACGGCTGA
- a CDS encoding YgaP-like transmembrane domain, translating into MANFFARNIDNKGRLARGISGLMLLVAGVITLFFLWWLGLVLLVSAAFVLFEALRGWCVMRACGIKTKL; encoded by the coding sequence ATGGCAAATTTTTTCGCCCGTAATATTGACAACAAAGGCCGCCTCGCCCGCGGCATCTCCGGATTGATGTTGCTCGTCGCCGGGGTGATCACGCTGTTCTTTCTCTGGTGGCTCGGACTGGTCCTGCTCGTGTCCGCCGCGTTTGTGTTGTTTGAGGCGCTGCGCGGGTGGTGCGTCATGCGAGCCTGCGGCATCAAAACCAAGCTCTGA
- a CDS encoding SRPBCC family protein — MRLFTFTTDLWLPRAPGEIFPFFGDARNLQAITPAWLDFQIVTPGSITMQAGTLIDYRLRVHGVPLRWRTRINVWEPPHRFVDEQLRGPYRQWLHEHTFAEQNGGTLARDVVRYAVPGGALVNWLFVRRDVERIFIHRQAKLRERFG, encoded by the coding sequence ATGCGCCTGTTTACCTTCACCACTGACCTTTGGCTGCCGCGCGCTCCTGGGGAGATTTTTCCGTTCTTCGGGGACGCTCGCAATCTCCAGGCCATCACGCCGGCGTGGCTGGATTTTCAAATCGTGACGCCCGGCTCCATCACCATGCAGGCGGGCACGTTGATTGATTACCGCCTGCGGGTGCATGGCGTGCCGCTGCGCTGGCGGACGCGCATCAATGTGTGGGAGCCGCCGCATCGTTTCGTGGACGAGCAATTGCGCGGGCCTTATCGCCAATGGCTCCATGAGCACACATTCGCGGAGCAGAACGGGGGCACGCTGGCCCGCGACGTCGTGCGTTACGCCGTGCCGGGCGGTGCGCTGGTGAACTGGCTGTTCGTGCGGCGCGACGTGGAACGCATTTTCATCCACCGCCAGGCAAAACTGCGGGAGCGTTTCGGCTGA